From Curtobacterium sp. SGAir0471, the proteins below share one genomic window:
- a CDS encoding glycosyl hydrolase family 8, whose amino-acid sequence MTRRTWIPITAAAALVVAVGVALVAVRPWGDSAPQAGTTSSATSSPAPDVDRSAAQLRTDFLDDYVRDGRVVRTDQGGDTVSEGQAYGLLIAYANDDRKTFGEIWSWTERHLVTDDDLLAWRWTPEDGVADEQSASDADLDTARALVLAGERWDDERYTTAGKAVASAILEHETATTDLGTILLPGPWADSEPYRYNASYASPAAFRILERATGDRRWTELERGSSAATAAVLDESDLPSDWSQVHADGSVDPMPATGDQGSVVYGWEAMRLPLRYAEACSADDRALAGSVAPTLERSTQLAAQLDLGGTAVTGDTSGLAYAARAAAEQAAGSSAAAAADLRRMDRTAATTPTYYGDAWAALGATMLTSDVLGGCATEAGGAS is encoded by the coding sequence ATGACCCGCAGGACCTGGATCCCCATCACCGCCGCGGCGGCGCTCGTCGTCGCCGTGGGCGTCGCCCTCGTCGCCGTCCGTCCCTGGGGCGACTCCGCGCCACAGGCCGGGACGACGTCGAGCGCGACCTCGTCGCCGGCGCCCGACGTCGACCGCAGCGCGGCGCAGCTCCGCACGGACTTCCTCGACGACTACGTGCGGGACGGGCGCGTCGTCCGCACCGACCAGGGCGGCGACACCGTCAGCGAGGGGCAGGCGTACGGCCTGCTCATCGCGTACGCCAACGACGACCGGAAGACCTTCGGGGAGATCTGGTCGTGGACGGAGCGACACCTGGTGACGGACGACGACCTGCTCGCGTGGCGGTGGACCCCCGAGGACGGCGTCGCCGACGAGCAGTCCGCGAGCGACGCCGACCTCGACACGGCCAGGGCCCTCGTGCTCGCGGGGGAGCGCTGGGACGACGAGCGGTACACGACGGCGGGGAAGGCCGTGGCGTCGGCGATCCTCGAGCACGAGACCGCGACGACCGACCTCGGCACGATCCTGCTGCCGGGGCCGTGGGCGGACAGCGAGCCCTACCGGTACAACGCCTCGTACGCGTCGCCGGCGGCGTTCCGGATCCTCGAGCGGGCCACCGGTGACCGGCGGTGGACCGAGCTCGAGCGGGGCTCGTCGGCCGCGACCGCCGCCGTGCTCGACGAGAGCGACCTGCCGAGCGACTGGTCGCAGGTGCACGCGGACGGCTCGGTCGACCCGATGCCGGCCACGGGTGACCAGGGGAGCGTCGTCTACGGGTGGGAGGCCATGCGCCTGCCGCTGCGCTACGCAGAGGCCTGCTCCGCGGACGACCGTGCCCTCGCCGGCTCCGTCGCGCCGACCCTCGAACGGAGCACGCAGCTCGCGGCGCAGCTCGACCTCGGCGGGACGGCCGTGACCGGGGACACGAGCGGGCTGGCCTACGCGGCCCGAGCAGCCGCGGAGCAGGCCGCGGGATCCTCCGCGGCTGCTGCCGCCGACCTGCGTCGGATGGACCGGACGGCGGCGACCACGCCGACCTACTACGGCGATGCGTGGGCGGCGCTCGGTGCGACCATGCTCACGTCGGACGTCCTCGGAGGCTGCGCGACCGAGGCGGGAGGAGCCTCGTGA
- a CDS encoding class F sortase, whose product MTGRRAAAEPIRWWSGRRGAVVGGVLAAVLVGGGIAGVAVATTGNGDTAARPAAGSSASASTDPGAAANGSGTGDTSGFQDPAAPAARSSATPVRVEIPAIGVSSGLEDLGRGAAGELDPPKDWDSAGWFADGIVPGQVGPAVIAGHVDSPTSAAVFFRLDELVAGDEIHVVMSDGTTRTFTVERSERAAKSAFPTSDVYGSAPTPQLRLITCDGTFDTATGHYTDNLIVFADLSSN is encoded by the coding sequence GTGACCGGGCGTCGCGCCGCGGCGGAGCCGATCCGCTGGTGGTCCGGCCGCCGCGGTGCGGTCGTCGGCGGGGTGCTCGCCGCGGTGCTGGTCGGCGGCGGCATCGCCGGGGTGGCCGTCGCGACCACGGGGAACGGCGACACGGCCGCACGACCGGCAGCGGGCAGCAGCGCGTCCGCGTCGACCGATCCCGGTGCGGCCGCGAACGGCTCCGGCACCGGGGACACGTCGGGCTTCCAGGATCCGGCAGCGCCGGCGGCTCGCTCGTCCGCGACGCCCGTGCGGGTGGAGATCCCGGCGATCGGGGTGTCCTCGGGGCTCGAGGACCTCGGGCGCGGGGCGGCCGGCGAGCTCGACCCGCCGAAGGACTGGGACAGCGCCGGGTGGTTCGCCGACGGCATCGTGCCGGGTCAGGTCGGACCGGCCGTGATCGCCGGGCACGTCGACAGCCCCACGAGCGCCGCGGTGTTCTTCCGCCTCGACGAACTCGTGGCGGGGGACGAGATCCACGTCGTCATGTCGGACGGCACGACCCGCACCTTCACGGTCGAGCGATCGGAGCGCGCGGCGAAGTCGGCGTTCCCCACGAGCGACGTCTACGGCAGCGCCCCCACACCGCAGCTCCGGCTGATCACCTGCGACGGCACGTTCGACACCGCCACGGGGCACTACACCGACAATCTGATCGTGTTCGCAGACCTCTCGTCGAACTGA
- a CDS encoding polyprenol monophosphomannose synthase yields the protein MSTSLVIIPTYDEAENVRPIVARTLAATDDSVHVLVVDDNSPDGTGDIADEIARETDRVHVMHRTVKDGLGGAYLAGFAWGLEHGYDKLVEMDADGSHHPEYLPWMLELADTNDLVLGSRWIKGGEVENWPWYRELLSRGGNLYTRMALGIAVRDATGGFRVFTSTAFERIDLAGVASKGYCFQVDLCWRALEAGLRVVETPITFTEREFGVSKMSGNIVRESLTLVTKWGIDRRLREVRSVVKNHRRLPSVRKNAHAVADQSA from the coding sequence ATGAGCACGTCACTGGTCATCATCCCGACCTACGACGAGGCGGAGAACGTCCGCCCGATCGTCGCACGCACCCTGGCTGCCACCGACGACAGCGTCCACGTCCTCGTCGTGGACGACAACTCGCCGGACGGCACCGGTGACATCGCGGACGAGATCGCACGTGAGACCGACCGGGTGCACGTGATGCACCGCACGGTCAAGGACGGCCTCGGCGGGGCGTACCTCGCCGGCTTCGCCTGGGGCCTCGAGCACGGCTACGACAAGCTCGTGGAGATGGACGCCGACGGCTCGCACCACCCCGAGTACCTGCCGTGGATGCTCGAGCTCGCCGACACGAACGACCTCGTCCTCGGCTCCCGCTGGATCAAGGGCGGCGAGGTCGAGAACTGGCCGTGGTACCGCGAGCTGCTCTCGCGCGGCGGGAACCTCTACACGCGCATGGCGCTCGGCATCGCGGTCCGCGACGCGACCGGCGGCTTCCGGGTCTTCACGTCGACGGCGTTCGAGCGCATCGACCTGGCCGGGGTCGCGTCGAAGGGCTACTGCTTCCAGGTCGACCTGTGCTGGCGTGCCCTCGAGGCCGGCCTCCGCGTCGTCGAGACGCCCATCACGTTCACCGAGCGCGAGTTCGGCGTCTCGAAGATGAGCGGCAACATCGTCCGCGAGAGCCTGACCCTGGTCACGAAGTGGGGCATCGACCGACGCCTGCGCGAGGTCCGGTCGGTCGTCAAGAACCACCGCCGCCTGCCCTCGGTCCGGAAGAACGCCCACGCCGTGGCGGACCAGTCGGCCTGA
- the treZ gene encoding malto-oligosyltrehalose trehalohydrolase: MTVPARYAVWAPNPERVRLVVDDVEYALTRGDDDWWSTDEIAPVVGARYGFRIDDDEDVRPDPRSRYQPDGVHGTSEVVDPERFAWTDEAWTGRPARGAVIYEMHIGTYTPEGTLDAAAAKLDHLVELGVEFVELLPVNAVNGEWNWGYDGVGWFAVHHPYGGPDAYDRFVDTAHALGLGVIQDVVYNHLGPSGNYLPLYGPYLLQGLGNTWGDSVNVEHPEVRRYVLDNVRMWFRDHHVDGLRLDAVHAIRDTTRPHVLQVMASETEAYSEFVGRPLSLIAESDLNDPIMFRPQEASGYGLTGQWSDDFHHAVHVAVTGETNGYYADFEPLSALAKVLEHGFFHDGTWSSFRGKRHGRPIDRGTSPTTALVVANQNHDQIGNRAAGDRLAATLDDESLVIAAALTLLGPFTPMLFMGEEFAATTPWQFFTSHPEKALGEITAKGRIAEFAEHGWDESVVPDPQDPTTFTNSKLDWADVTSDRGARILRAYRVLVALRRTDQAFVDHRYEANAVRFDGDDRWLVLTRGLLGPDAKPVHVVVNFADDAAEVPVPDSTGEELYRFGEATVEAGLVRFASRGVVVLR, encoded by the coding sequence ATGACCGTTCCCGCCCGCTACGCCGTCTGGGCGCCGAACCCGGAGCGCGTGCGCCTGGTCGTCGACGACGTCGAGTACGCGCTGACCCGCGGTGACGACGACTGGTGGAGCACCGACGAGATCGCCCCGGTGGTCGGAGCACGCTACGGCTTCCGCATCGACGACGACGAGGACGTCCGACCGGACCCCCGCAGCCGGTACCAGCCGGACGGCGTGCACGGCACGTCCGAGGTCGTCGACCCCGAGCGGTTCGCATGGACCGACGAGGCATGGACCGGTCGTCCCGCGCGCGGGGCCGTCATCTACGAGATGCACATCGGCACGTACACCCCCGAGGGCACGCTCGACGCCGCCGCCGCCAAGCTCGACCACCTCGTCGAGCTCGGCGTGGAGTTCGTCGAGCTCCTCCCGGTCAACGCCGTCAACGGCGAGTGGAACTGGGGCTACGACGGGGTCGGCTGGTTCGCAGTGCACCACCCGTACGGCGGCCCGGACGCCTACGACCGCTTCGTCGACACCGCCCACGCGCTGGGTCTCGGCGTCATCCAGGACGTCGTCTACAACCACCTCGGTCCGAGCGGCAACTACCTGCCGCTGTACGGTCCGTACCTGCTGCAGGGCCTCGGCAACACGTGGGGCGACTCGGTCAACGTCGAGCACCCCGAGGTCCGCAGGTACGTGCTCGACAACGTCCGGATGTGGTTCCGCGACCACCACGTGGACGGGCTCCGGCTCGATGCCGTGCACGCGATCCGGGACACCACCCGCCCGCACGTGCTGCAGGTCATGGCGTCCGAGACCGAGGCGTACTCCGAGTTCGTCGGCCGCCCGCTGTCGCTCATCGCCGAGTCCGACCTCAACGACCCGATCATGTTCCGTCCGCAGGAGGCCTCCGGCTACGGCCTCACCGGCCAGTGGTCGGACGACTTCCACCACGCCGTCCACGTGGCCGTCACCGGTGAGACGAACGGCTACTACGCCGACTTCGAACCGCTGTCCGCGTTGGCGAAGGTCCTGGAGCACGGGTTCTTCCACGACGGCACGTGGTCGTCGTTCCGGGGGAAGCGACACGGACGACCGATCGACCGTGGCACCTCACCCACGACGGCGCTCGTCGTCGCGAACCAGAACCACGACCAGATCGGCAACCGCGCTGCGGGCGACCGCCTCGCCGCGACGCTCGACGACGAGTCACTCGTCATCGCCGCGGCGCTGACGCTGCTCGGCCCCTTCACCCCGATGCTGTTCATGGGTGAGGAGTTCGCGGCGACCACGCCGTGGCAGTTCTTCACCTCGCACCCGGAGAAGGCCCTGGGCGAGATCACCGCGAAGGGGCGCATCGCGGAGTTCGCGGAGCACGGGTGGGACGAGTCGGTCGTCCCCGACCCGCAGGACCCGACCACGTTCACGAACTCGAAGCTCGACTGGGCGGACGTCACGTCCGATCGCGGAGCCCGGATCCTCCGGGCCTACCGTGTGCTCGTCGCGCTGCGCCGGACGGACCAGGCGTTCGTCGATCACCGCTACGAGGCGAACGCCGTCCGCTTCGACGGGGACGACCGGTGGCTGGTGCTCACCCGCGGCCTGCTCGGGCCCGATGCGAAGCCGGTGCACGTCGTGGTGAACTTCGCCGACGACGCTGCCGAGGTGCCCGTCCCCGACTCGACCGGCGAGGAGCTCTACCGCTTCGGCGAGGCGACCGTCGAGGCCGGCCTCGTCCGCTTCGCGTCACGGGGCGTGGTCGTCCTGCGCTGA